One Nitrospirota bacterium genomic region harbors:
- a CDS encoding polysaccharide deacetylase family protein — translation MKLVNFLSRAQGRYIRFVAERLYRRPMAMQNTLPFISFTFDDFPRSALQKGGDILMRFGLRATYYASLGLMGTKASTGMIFIPDDIKKLLAQGHELGCHTFAHSHSWKTSPRVFEESIINNNRALDNLVPGAVFRSFSYPILGPRPFSKRRAGRYFDSCRGGGQKFNIGTVDLNYLNAFFLEKSRDNPRFVEDIIDQNSISKGWLIFATHDISESPTLYGCTSSFFERIVKYSLYSGAKILPVAEALDEIRVSLK, via the coding sequence ATGAAATTAGTGAACTTTTTGTCTCGTGCCCAGGGGCGTTACATAAGATTTGTCGCTGAACGCCTTTATAGACGGCCGATGGCGATGCAAAACACTTTGCCTTTCATTTCGTTTACATTCGACGATTTCCCGCGTTCAGCATTACAAAAAGGCGGTGATATTCTAATGCGTTTTGGCCTTCGAGCGACTTATTATGCATCTTTGGGTTTGATGGGTACAAAGGCGTCTACGGGTATGATTTTCATTCCAGATGACATAAAAAAACTTTTAGCACAAGGACATGAGTTAGGTTGTCACACGTTCGCCCACAGTCATTCTTGGAAAACAAGCCCGAGGGTTTTCGAAGAGTCTATAATTAATAACAACCGTGCACTCGATAATCTTGTTCCCGGAGCCGTGTTTAGATCATTTTCTTATCCAATTTTAGGCCCACGCCCATTTTCCAAGCGGAGAGCGGGTAGATATTTCGATAGCTGTCGAGGCGGTGGACAGAAATTCAATATTGGCACGGTAGATTTAAATTACTTGAATGCGTTCTTTTTGGAGAAAAGCCGTGATAATCCGAGATTTGTCGAAGATATTATTGATCAAAATAGCATCTCCAAGGGGTGGCTAATATTTGCCACTCATGATATTAGTGAGAGTCCCACTCTTTATGGGTGTACGTCCTCCTTCTTTGAAAGAATTGTGAAGTATTCTCTGTATTCTGGTGCCAAAATATTGCCCGTTGCCGAGGCACTGGACGAAATTCGGGTTAGCTTGAAATGA